A window of Mycolicibacterium fluoranthenivorans contains these coding sequences:
- a CDS encoding TetR/AcrR family transcriptional regulator, which translates to MTRRRSGEPRKGDLREAAILDAAEQLLSTIGYDAMTIADVAEGAGITRGALYFYFGSKQEVITALFARTVAVLHEKSRAATEDAASGAQAIDTAMRRTEDLWREHGVVMRTAIDLAATIPQLDELWKATADIFIGAITAILEHMGVPAGKGPDQSSAIAEALCWMIERNFYQASRVSPARLTQARKTCTEIWLRAAS; encoded by the coding sequence TTGACCAGGCGGCGATCCGGCGAACCACGCAAGGGCGACCTCCGTGAGGCCGCGATCCTGGACGCGGCTGAACAGTTGCTGAGCACCATCGGGTACGACGCGATGACGATCGCCGACGTCGCCGAAGGTGCCGGCATCACCAGAGGCGCGCTCTACTTCTATTTCGGCTCGAAACAAGAGGTCATCACCGCCCTGTTCGCTCGCACCGTCGCGGTACTACACGAGAAGTCGCGCGCCGCAACCGAAGACGCCGCCAGCGGGGCGCAGGCGATCGACACCGCCATGAGGCGGACCGAGGACCTGTGGCGCGAACACGGTGTCGTCATGCGCACCGCGATCGACCTTGCCGCCACCATCCCGCAGCTCGATGAGCTGTGGAAGGCGACCGCCGACATCTTCATCGGGGCGATCACGGCCATCCTCGAGCACATGGGCGTGCCCGCCGGCAAGGGGCCCGACCAGTCGTCGGCGATCGCCGAGGCACTGTGCTGGATGATCGAACGCAATTTCTATCAAGCCTCCCGGGTGTCGCCCGCCCGCCTGACACAGGCACGCAAGACCTGTACGGAGATATGGCTGCGCGCCGCCTCGTGA
- a CDS encoding oxidoreductase produces the protein MTKTFFITGVSTGLGRAFAQGALDAGHTVIGTVRKSADLAAFESLHPGAHGRIVDVTDHGAVVDTVAEAEASIGPIDVVIANAGYGLEGVFEETPLSELRAQFETNVFGAAATVQAVLPYMRKRRAGHIMAVTSMGGLMTVPGLSAYCASKYALEGLLESIGKEVAGFGIHVTAIEPGSFRTDWAGRSMVRAERAVDDYDAVFEPIRRARQQASGNQLGDPAKAAAAMLTIVDAAEPPRHLVLGSDALRLVRAGRDAVDADIAAWDSLSRSTDFADGHQIVAS, from the coding sequence ATGACCAAGACGTTCTTCATCACCGGAGTCAGCACCGGGCTCGGCCGTGCGTTTGCGCAAGGGGCGCTGGACGCCGGACACACCGTGATCGGCACGGTACGCAAGTCCGCCGATCTGGCCGCTTTCGAGAGCCTGCACCCTGGCGCGCATGGCCGGATCGTCGATGTCACCGACCACGGGGCGGTCGTCGACACCGTCGCGGAGGCGGAGGCGTCGATCGGACCGATCGATGTCGTGATCGCCAACGCGGGTTACGGATTGGAGGGTGTCTTCGAGGAGACGCCACTGTCGGAGCTGCGCGCGCAGTTCGAGACCAACGTCTTCGGTGCTGCCGCCACCGTGCAGGCGGTCCTGCCGTACATGCGCAAGCGCCGGGCCGGGCACATCATGGCCGTCACCTCGATGGGTGGGCTGATGACGGTGCCGGGACTTTCGGCGTACTGCGCCAGCAAGTACGCACTCGAAGGCCTGCTGGAGAGCATCGGCAAGGAGGTCGCGGGGTTCGGGATCCACGTGACCGCAATCGAACCCGGGTCGTTTCGGACGGATTGGGCGGGTCGGTCGATGGTCCGCGCCGAGCGCGCTGTCGACGATTACGACGCGGTGTTCGAGCCGATCCGCCGCGCGCGGCAACAGGCCAGCGGCAATCAGCTCGGCGATCCGGCAAAGGCGGCCGCGGCCATGCTGACCATCGTCGATGCCGCCGAGCCGCCCCGCCATCTCGTGCTGGGATCCGACGCGCTGCGACTGGTGCGTGCCGGACGGGACGCCGTCGACGCCGATATCGCGGCCTGGGACTCGTTGTCGCGCAGCACCGATTTCGCCGACGGACACCAGATCGTGGCCAGTTGA